In Amblyraja radiata isolate CabotCenter1 chromosome 30, sAmbRad1.1.pri, whole genome shotgun sequence, a single window of DNA contains:
- the LOC116990133 gene encoding E3 ubiquitin-protein ligase TRIM39-like, which yields MVQQQKQNISGVLEQSHNLQSEISSQFAEQHQILTENEQCALADIREEEKKILNTMEKNLGSIQENLKSIQEDLNKMQQHMDQKDSAVFLKEEVGRKRRIHDEPKPLSVVDEAMQIEKFLWPVSFNTTVKDVSDDFKQVSITLDIETAHARLEVSEDRKRVRLTRSRRNLTDNKKRFSSSPCVLGLEGFTSGRHYWEVEVAGSRGWSLGVAAESVDRKEQATLTPETGVWRIKLAADDFEVFTSPPSRFPAHPLPGRVGVYLNYESGTISFYNTETKSHLHTFTENKFTEKLYPFFGPWDGNWLRICFDSAPAPGV from the exons ATGgtgcagcaacagaaacagaatatttctggagttctg GAACAGTCGCACAACCTTCAGTCCGAGATctcatcccagtttgctgaacagcaccagattctcactgagaatgaGCAGTGCGCACTGGCAGATATCCgtgaggaagagaagaagatacttaatacaatggagaaaaatcttggatcaattcaagagaatttaaaatcgATTCAGGAGGATCTCAATAAGATGCAGCAACatatggatcaaaaagacagtgcggtgtttctgaag gaggaagttggtcgcaagcgaag GATTCATGATGAAcccaaaccactgtcggtggtgGATGAAGCCATGCAGATTGAAAAGTTTCTTTGGCCTGTTTCATTCAACACGACAGTCAAAGATGTATCTGATGACTTCAAGCAAG tctccatcACCCTGGATATAGAAACAGCGCATGCACGGCTCGAGGTGtccgaggatcggaagagggtgagactgaCCCGGTCCCGGAGGAATCTCACTGACAACAAGAAGAGGTTTTCAAGCAGTCCATGTGTGCTGGGATTGGagggatttacatcggggagacattactgggaggtggaggtggcggggagtcggggctggagtctgggagtcgccgcagagtctgtggacagGAAGGAGCAGGccacactgaccccggagactggagtctggaggatCAAGCTGGCGGCTGACGACTTTgaagtattcacctcccctccatcccgttTCCCCGCCCATCctctccccgggagggtgggagtttatctcaattACGAGTCCGGGACCATTTCATTTTACAACACAgaaaccaagtcccatctccacaccttcactgagaataaattcacggagaaactctaTCCTTTCTTCGGGCCTTGGGATGGAaattggctgagaatctgctttgATTCCGctcccgctccgggtgtgtaa